The following DNA comes from Quercus robur chromosome 1, dhQueRobu3.1, whole genome shotgun sequence.
ttattttttgagatctTCTACAATCACAGAATCAGGCATATGCTTATTTAATTACTATGGCAATAGAGGGACCAAAATCACAATTTAGCCAGAAATCTCAATCGATTTGACATCAGGCGTCTTCACCTCCACCTTAGGGACCGTCACAGTGAGAACACCATTCTCCATGGAAGCCTTAATCTCATCCATCTTTGCATTCTCAGGAAGCCTAAACCTCCTCAAGAACTTACCGCTGCTACGCTCCACTCTATGCCACGtgtctttcttctcttccttctccaCCTTCCTCTCTCCGCTTATTTGGAGCACCCTGTCATCTTCAACTTCAACCTTCACTTCCTCTTTGTTGAGCCCAGGAAGATCAGCTTTGAACACATGGGCTTCTGGGGTCTCCTTCCAATCCACTCGAGTGTTAACCAAAGCAGAAGTTTCTTTTGCAAACTGAGGTTCAGATGAGAACGGAAAATCCTTAAATGGGTCCCAAATCTCGAGCGAGAATGGATCCAAGATATTGCTTCGGCGGCTACCAAAGAAGCTTGGAATCAGCGACATCTTAGTTAATAACTACTGTAAAGAGAAAACcttagaaattgtttttgttcgtTGGGAAAGCTTACAATGATACTTGCGACTTCGGGTTGGTTTGGAAAGAAAGaattatttgtatatttatagGTTCTTGTAGGATTCTTCAAGTGTTTTCTCGCGAACTCTAGTAGTTGTTTGTCTCCTCGATCTGGTCTCGTTAACGAACTTTCTTGTTTTTCAATGAACTTTCCAGTTTCTCTAGCATCTTTGAGAACCTTCTGTTGGACCTAGCGTTCTAGCCCAGTTATTACTAGGCTGTGCCAAAATGCCCACAAATACCCGTATTGGGCCTAATCCATTAGTCATCCAAAGTTTTATGAATgccttagttttttatttatttatttttaatagaaaaaactcaaccaaaaaaaaaaaaaaattaaaacttatcaGACACTCTTGGTGCACAACAACTCGGTATTTCCACCgcttatataaataataaatccaaCCAGAAGTTTAACTAATATAATATTCTATAACGTGAGATGAAGGAGATTCACATCGATTTAGTCATTGAGCACTAaataattacttaaaaaaacatatattttctcttctcaatagtttgtatttaataaaatttgagtgCACGTGCATGAATATGTGACTCAATCAGGGgtggcccaacataatttggggtctaaggcgaaaaatttatgCAGGGCCTTTAacatgtaaatattaattaaacaaaattatttaatactaatcaaattaaaattaatttgatacattaaatacataaaataataccaactagactaatgttaacttcatatagagaattgaatatcatagttgaattataaatattaataaaaagaaataaaaatatattatgattgaaaaatgtactttattttggatataagacgatgcatagttaaataaagttgtaatctaatttttaattttatattttgattttaagagagagagagataaatattatttgatgtatggttttgtaggatattaatttacaaaaatcaaagtctcaaactattaggggagattaatctataattgatgatttaatacatttgcaacatctttttgaaatattttagggtttcaattgagttaaggttcTATTGATCTCGTACTTTGAGaatcttaatagaaatgaaaaagaaaaatgcgctaattaaaagcactataaaatgttcaaaatataatgtgatattaTCTCTCATTGATAAACTTCgtcaatttaactaatgaatatttatatcacattttttgtgattaataacataacaatttgtaagccaatagtaaaatttgtatatcactaataaataaataaaatgtacaacctttagaaaatatatatgattttataaaaatttggaccTTTAACTATAAAAAGTGCGGTCTTTTTTTcctaaggatttttttttgtttttggtggggccttaagcctaggcctaacttgcctagACCTTGAGCCAGCCCTGAACTCAATACAAAgtcatattaattattataaattgttaaatattgAAGTATTGAGTGTAGACAAGTAATAGAATGCAAGGCTAGCACATACCATGCATCAACTAGAGCTCTGTTGATGTGCTTGCCAAGACAAGTTGTATCAGGTAGAAGTTTTGTAATTCATTACACACCTCTGATGTATTTTCTACTCGTTTAATTTGTGATTTAAGTACATATTGGTTAATGTCCCTCGGGTCTCCTTCCAATCCACACGGGTGTTAACCAAAGtagaattttcttttgcaaaCTAAGATCCCAATGAGAATGGAAAATCCTTAAAAGGGTCCCAAATCTCGAGTGAGAATGGGTCTGAGATGTTGCTTCGATGGCTACCAAAGAAGCTTGGAATTAGCGACATCTTAATTAGGAACTATAGTACAGAGAAAacctttgaagtttgaagtagTTGTTTGTTGGGATGCTTACAGTGACACACGATTTCTGATTGGTTTGATAGATTACAGAGTGTTAGCGAAATTTATTGGTTCGTGGAGGATTCCTCTGATATTTTCTCAGGAGTTCTGGCTATTagtcttctctgttttcttgacAAACTTTCGGGTCGATTCTAATTTTCCAAATGAAAGTTCTAGTATGATCTTTGCAAACCTTCTATGGATTTGGCCTACTTGGGTATTTCCTTGCGTTACTGATTCATATATTAGGCCTCTGTACAATTGCACTTACACGGATTTGGCAACATATTTAAACCCAACCAAGATTATAaaaaatgtgtgtatatatatatatatatatatatatatttgggagGGGGTGGTATTAACTGATTAacattgtcaaaaaaaaaaaaaaaatgaaatgtgtGTCAATATCTGTATATGCAATATTAATTCTTGTAACTTTTAATAAAAGCACTAAAATTTTAATCAGTGTAAAATAATGGATCATTTAGAAAACAATGTAATTCgtcataaaagtggtatttattaaaacaataatttaagGACAAAAATGTTCTCACTCTTTTGAATCTACTATTATTACAACTTCTTGTGATTgttacacaataaaatttgtattagtaGTTGGCCCTTGTAAAATGATGTTGCTTCAAtcgaaacttttttttattttagaactGCTCCAATTGAAACTTAACACCTTAATAAGTTGTGACAAAATTTGTGTATCTAACATTGTTCTTATTAAAAGTTGCAGCAAAtcaaggaagaaggaaaaatcataattgGCAAGGAAATGTatacacccacacacacacacacaaacacacaatcagttccataatttttttaaaggactctGAATTAGTAATGAACAAAAGTAGGGAGAAGTAACAAAAGTAGACTAAGGTATGTTTGAGTAATTTACTAATGAAGTTGTATATTTGTGGGGTTGTAAATGAGTTGAGTTGAGTATTTAAAGTTGAGTTGAGTTTACGCGTGAACTCtttgattaacttattatttttctatatagTAAACAccttaactaaaattttgtacCGCCTTCACAAttctttaataataattaataataatcacCATCAGCGAGTTTTATGCAGGGCTAGGAAGCACTTGAAAAGACCCATAACTTTAAACCAAGTGCCAAAAGATTGTAGGTTCGAGTAATAGTAGACTTTACTTTGCAATGGTGGTAACCATAGGCTTACCCAAAAGCCTAAGTGGCAATGTATTATGAGGTGTGGGGGCAATGATTACACATGTGAGCCCTCATattttggttcaaaaaaaatcatatataatataatatattatattatattgaaGTCGAAGCAAaatctttatttaaatttgtttttaattgttgtttaattttgcTTTACATgtccaatttaattttttttatttggatgcCAAGTAAGTCATTCATAATACTAAATGCAAAAGTAGAAATGACCACTTCACTCACCTAGGTAAGACTATGTTATTGTTGCTTCAATTAAATGTTTTTGTAAGCATTGGTTACAACCTAGTTAAAGTTAAAATGACATTATTTGAGTTCATGAGATAGACTAATTTTCGTTTGttaacttataaaaattatatttacctaatactataaaaaattatatataattatttactacaaaataaaatgttttatattatcaataaattacaaataataagttaacatattataaataaataaatagatatataaatatatatgtatatttatatatattcaaatctaGTACTTGATTATGTTTTAGTTTAActtttttactaaataaaaaatataaacaatttttttaaagttgaatCTAAATTATTTATGTATAGTTTTGTTCATTTACATCATTCCACATTAAAGAGATACATACACCAACAAACAGGGACAGACCCAGGATTTCAagctggggggggggg
Coding sequences within:
- the LOC126728339 gene encoding 18.5 kDa class I heat shock protein-like, with amino-acid sequence MSLIPSFFGSRRSNILDPFSLEIWDPFKDFPFSSEPQFAKETSALVNTRVDWKETPEAHVFKADLPGLNKEEVKVEVEDDRVLQISGERKVEKEEKKDTWHRVERSSGKFLRRFRLPENAKMDEIKASMENGVLTVTVPKVEVKTPDVKSIEISG